The Molothrus ater isolate BHLD 08-10-18 breed brown headed cowbird chromosome 1, BPBGC_Mater_1.1, whole genome shotgun sequence genome includes a window with the following:
- the CNDP1 gene encoding beta-Ala-His dipeptidase, producing the protein MSPSSSSALEMEIFQYIDEHQSDFIKDLKEWVAVESDSIQPHLRKEVMHMMALAADRLATLGATVNLVNLGSHQLPDGQVLPLPPVLLGELGKDPQNPTVCFYGHVDVQPAKKEDGWDTDPYTLTEINGNLYGRGATDNKGPVLAWINAVETFRALKLAMPVNFKFVIEGMEEAGSLGLEKLLEEENQSFFSDVDYIVISDNLWLSNKKPALTYGSRGNACFFVEVECGSKDLHSGTFGGIIHEPLLDLIALLDSLVDSTGHIQIPGIYDSVAALTEEERKLYESIEFDLEEHRNNCGVKKFLYGTKEEILLHLWRYPSLSIHGIEGAFHESGIKTVIPAKVIGKFSIRQVPNMDLSVVKKQVVDHLEGVFSKRNSPNKLKVSMPLGVKPWLADFNDLLYKAARRAIKTVFGEGPDFIRDGSTIPVARMFQTVTQKSVMMLPIGAADAGEHSQNEKISRHNYIEGTKLFAAFFLEISKLHRNLNETSPTETIN; encoded by the exons ATGTCCCCCTCATCCTCTTCAGCATTGGAGATGGAAATCTTCCAGTACATTGATGAGCATCAAAGTGATTTCATCAAG GATCTGAAGGAATGGGTGGCTGTGGAAAGTGATTCTATTCAACCACACCTGAGGAAAGAAGTAATGCATATGATGGCATTGGCAGCAGACAGACTTGCAACTCTGGGAGCCACTGTTAATTTAGTAAACTTGGGGTCACATCAG CTGCCTGATGGCCAAGTCCTCCCACTGCCTCCTGTGCTTCTTGGAGAACTGGGGAAGGATCCACAAAACCCCACTGTATGTTTTTATGGTCATGTGGATGTGCAGCCTGCCAAGAAGGAAGATGGCTGGGACACTGACCCCTACACACTGACTGAAATCAATG gaAACCTCTATGGGCGTGGAGCAACAGACAATAAGGGACCAGTCCTAGCTTGGATAAATGCAGTGGAAACATTCAGAGCCTTGAAATTA GCTATGCCAGTGAACTTCAAGTTTGTAATTGAAGGCATGGAAGAAGCAGGATCCTTGGGGCTAGAGAAGCTACTTGAGGAAGAAAACCAGAGCTTCTTCTCTGATGTTGATTATATTGTAATTTCAGACAACCTGTGGCTCAGCAACAAGAAGCCTGCCCTTACCTATGGGAGTCGGGGCAATGCCTGCTTCTTTGTGGAG GTTGAATGTGGCAGCAAGGACCTTCACTCTGGAACTTTTGGGGGCATCATTCACGAGCCACTGCTGGACCTGATAGCGCTGCTGG ACAGCCTTGTGGATTCCACAGGTCATATTCAGATTCCTGGAATCTACGACAGTGTTGCTGCCCtgacagaagaggaaaggaagttGTATGAATCGATTGAATTTGATCTAGAGGAACATAGAAATAACTGTGGTGTGAAAAAATTCCTCTATGGCACCAAG gaagaaatactTCTACACCTGTGGCGTTACCCCTCTCTCTCTATTCATGGGATTGAAGGAGCTTTCCATGAATCAGGCATTAAAACAGTCATTCCAGCAAAAGTAATTGGCAAATTCTCAATCCGTCAGGTCCCCAACATGGACCTTTCAGTTGTGAAAAAACAG GTGGTGGACCACTTGGAGGGTGTCTTTTCCAAGAGGAACAGTCCAAACAAACTGAAAGTGTCCATGCCTTTGGGTGTAAAGCCCTGGCTTGCTGATTTTAATGATCTACTATATAAAGCAGCAAGAAGGGCAATAAAAACAg tttttggaGAAGGTCCAGATTTCATCCGTGATGGCTCAACAATTCCTGTTGCCAGAATGTTTCAGACTGTAACACAGAAAAGTGTGATGATGCTTCCGATTGGAGCGGCCGATGCTGGGGAGCATTcccaaaatgagaaaataagcAG